One Suricata suricatta isolate VVHF042 chromosome X, meerkat_22Aug2017_6uvM2_HiC, whole genome shotgun sequence genomic region harbors:
- the GPR50 gene encoding melatonin-related receptor, giving the protein MGRTLAVPTPYGCIGCKLPQPDYPPALIISMFCAMVITMVVNLIGNSMVILAVTKNKKLRNSGNTFVVSLSVADMLVAVYPYPLMLHAMSVGGWDLSRIQCQMVGFITGLSVVGSIFNIMAIAINRYCYICHSLQYERIFSARNTCIYLVVTWLMAVLAVLPNMYIGTIEYDPRTYTCIFNYLNNPVFAVTIICIHFVLPLLVVGFCYVRIWTKVLAVRDPAGQNPENQLAEVRNFLTMFVIFLLFAVCWCPINVLTVLVAVRPKEMAGKIPNWLYLAAYFIAYFNSCLNAVIYGLLNENFRREYWTIFHAMRHPILFFSGVISDIRETREARARARARARARVHARDQARGQVHEQDHARACPAVEEIPMNARNVSLPGDAAAGQPERACDHPKPASGHSRSASAYRKSASGHHKSVFSHCKPASGHSKCASGHPKSATVYPKPASVHFKADSVHFKPASVHFKADSVHFKPASVHFKADSVHFKPASSHPKPVTGHHIPAGSHSKAAFSPATNYLKATTCYIKPATTHPEPTVADNPEPAATSHPEPAIAGHTEPASASHPELTASGHPETTSTGHFEYDVTDLSGPVCSPAFGSPESAASPLELAAASQLPDPTVIPTTTNDYHKIVIIDVEADSAEMAL; this is encoded by the exons ATGGGGCGTACCCTAGCGGTTCCCACCCCATATGGCTGCATTGGCTGCAAGCTGCCACAGCCAGACTACCCTCCAGCTTTAATCATCTCTATGTTCTGCGCAATGGTTATCACCATGGTCGTAAACCTGATCGGCAACTCCATGGTCATCTTAGCTGTGACAAAGAACAAGAAGCTTCGAAATTCTG GTAACACCTTTGTTGTCAGCCTCTCTGTGGCTGACATGCTGGTGGCCGTCTACCCCTACCCCCTGATGCTGCACGCCATGTCCGTTGGGGGCTGGGATCTGAGCCGGATCCAGTGTCAGATGGTTGGATTTATCACAGGGCTGAGTGTGGTTGGTTCTATCTTCAACATCATGGCAATCGCCATCAATCGTTACTGCTACATCTGCCACAGCCTCCAGTACGAGCGGATCTTCAGCGCGCGCAACACCTGCATTTACCTGGTCGTCACCTGGCTCATGGCCGTCCTGGCGGTCCTGCCCAACATGTACATTGGCACCATCGAGTATGATCCTCGCACCTACACCTGCATCTTCAACTATCTCAACAACCCTGTCTTTGCTGTGACCATCATCTGCATCCACTTCGTTCTCCCCCTGCTCGTAGTGGGTTTCTGCTATGTGAGGATCTGGACCAAAGTGCTGGCAGTCCGTGACCCTGCTGGGCAGAATCCTGAGAACCAGCTTGCTGAGGTTCGCAATTTTCTAACCATGTTTGTGATCTTCCTCCTTTTTGCAGTGTGCTGGTGCCCTATCAACGTGCTCACTGTCTTGGTGGCTGTCAGACCAAAGGAGATGGCAGGCAAGATCCCCAACTGGCTTTATCTGGCAGCCTACTTCATAGCCTACTTCAATAGCTGCCTCAATGCTGTGATCTACGGGCTCCTCAATGAGAATTTCCGAAGAGAATACTGGACCATCTTCCATGCTATGCGGCACCCTATCCTGTTCTTCTCTGGCGTCATCAGTGATATTCGTGAGACTCGGGAGGCCCGGGCCCGGGCCCGTGCCCGTGCGCGTGCCCGTGTGCATGCCCGTGACCAAGCTCGTGGACAAGTCCATGAACAAGATCATGCCCGTGCGTGTCCTGCTGTGGAGGAAATACCAATGAATGCTCGGAACGTTTCACTACCTGGCGATGCTGCAGCTGGCCAACCCGAGCGTGCCTGTGACCATCCCAAGCCAGCCTCTGGTCACTCCAGGTCTGCCTCTGCCTACCGCAAATCTGCCTCTGGGCACCATAAGTCTGTCTTTAGCCACTGCAAGCCTGCTTCTGGCCACTCCAAGTGTGCGTCTGGCCACCCCAAGTCTGCCACTGTGTATCCTAAACCTGCCTCTGTCCACTTCAAGGCTGACTCTGTCCATTTCAAACCTGCCTCTGTCCATTTCAAGGCTGACTCTGTCCATTTCAAACCTGCCTCTGTCCATTTCAAGGCTGACTCTGTCCATTTCAAACCTGCCTCCAGTCACCCTAAGCCTGTCACTGGCCACCACATTCCTGCTGGCAGCCACTCCAAGGCTGCCTTCAGCCCTGCCACCAACTACCTTAAAGCCACGACTTGCTACATCAAGCCTGCTACCACCCACCCTGAGCCCACTGTTGCTGATAATCCCGAGCCTGCTGCCACCAGCCACCCCGAGCCAGCAATTGCTGGCCACACTgagcctgcctctgccagccACCCTGAGCTCACTGCATCCGGTCACCCTGAGACCACTTCTACCGGCCACTTTGAGTATGACGTcactgacctctctgggcctgtctGCAGCCCGGCCTTTGGGTCCCCTGAGTCTGCTGCCAGCCCACTGGAGCTTGCCGCTGCCTCCCAGCTTCCTGACCCCACCGTGATCCCCACGACCACCAATGATTACCATAAGATTGTGATTATTGATGTGGAAGCTGATTCTGCTGAAATGGCTCTGTGA